The window TCCAGGGCCACCACAGCTCGACCGCGGTGAAGCCAGCCGCGGCGGCGGCCGCCGGGCGCTCCAGGAGCGGGAGTTCGGTGAAGAGGATCGAGAGGTTCACATCGAAGCGCTGGTCCGAGTAACCCATTCTGCGCTCCTTCCGTATCGCGGAAGTTAGTTTCTGCTTAACGGAAGATTGCCCGGCCGGTGGTCCGGCTGTCAAGAGGCCACCCGAATTTCCGGACACACCGGAGCGGGGTGGAGGCCGCCCGGCCCTCCACCCCGCCCCCGCTCACACCTGCCTGGTCAGACGCCCGGCACCGTGTCCCGGAAGGTCGTCCCGGCCGCGCGGTATCCGCTCACCAGAGCCGACACCTGCGCGGGGGAGAGGACCTGGTCCTTGACGTGCAGGACGTAGTCGACCTGCTGGTCGTACGCCCGCGGAGTGGTGCTGCTCTGACCCGCCAGATCGATGAGCCACTGGTTGAAGTTGATCGACATCGGCCGCTCCGGGAGGTAGGACGCCCCGTGCGTGCCGAAGGGCTGCCCGTCCACGTAGTACGTGATCGCGTTGTTGTCGATCGTCACCACCAGGTCGTGCCACCCGGCGTAGCTCTGGCGCGCCTCGCTGTGCTGGTTCACGGCCTCCCACGGGTCGGGCCGGTAGGTCTCCCAGGACGTGGTGTAGAGGATGTTGGACGGCTCGCCCCAGCCGCCGTTGGGCAGGTACTCGAAGTCGTACTCGGCGTAGTCGTCCGCCATCGGCGCCTTGAGGTCGTTGATCGTGAAGAAGGTCTGCACGAGGTGGTCGCCGTCCGGACCGGACTTCGGGGCGTCGCTGAACTTCACCCGGGCCGCGTAGGTGCCGTTGCGGAACTTCGAGGAACGGGTGAGGATCTCCGTCTGCACGGTCGAGGCCCCCGTGCCCGCGGTCGACGTCTCCAGGTTCATGATGGAGTTGCCGCTCTGGTTCGCGAAGGTGACCTTCTCGGGTGCCCACACGGCACCCGGGACACCGGGGCCGCCGGAGTTGGAGCGGACGCTCCAGCCGTTCGCCGCGATCTTCGGATCCGCGTGACCGGAGTAGTTGAAGTCGTCGAACAGCGTGGGCCCGTCGGCCGGCGGGTCGGTGGGCGGATCCGTCGGATCCGTCGGGTCGTTGCCCCCGGGCGCCTCGCCCCACGCCGTGGCGCCGCCCAGCTGGGCGGTGATCCGGGACCAGTCGCCGTAGGTGCTCCGTTCGGGGCCGAAGGAGTAGTCGTCGCTCTGCCGCAGCGTCTGCCAGTCCGCGCGATGGAAGCGCAGCTGCATGTCCCCGGTGTCCGCACCCGGGGCGAGACTGCCCGCACCGCCGGTGAAGGCGATCTCCAGGTAACGGTCAGCGGTGGCCGTCGGGTTGGGCAGGGTCTTGAAGGTCCCGGTGATGTTCCCGCAGCCCTTGACCGCCCACGAGCAGGCGAAGCGGTAGGCGGCCGAGGCCGAATCGGCCTTGAAGTAGTACCGGACCTTCACGTCGGCGAGCGACACGCTCGTGCTGCCGGTGTTGCGGACCTTGAGCCAGGGTTCGCTCTGGTCGGCGGTGGCCCCGGACGCGCTCGTGCGGTACTGGACGGCCAGCCCGCCCGCCGCCGCGGCGGCACCCGCCGTCGTGGGCAGTGCGGCGAGGGCCGTACAGCCCATGGCCAGGGTGACGGCGGCGGCCGCCGCCGCGCGGATACGGCTCCTGCGGAACGTACTCATGGCGATGTTCCTCTCCGGAACGGTGGGAGATCGGGTTAAAGAGGGGGTCGCGCTGTACCCGTCGACGCGGTCGCCAGGGACCGCGCGGTCAGAGGCCGGTACCGGACACCGAGGGCGTCCAGCCGGGCGGTGTGATGGCGCAGGCGCTCGACGAAGCCGGACCAGTCGCCGTGCCCGCCGGACCAGGCGCGGTCCGCCAGTGCGCACAGCCGGGGGTAGGTGAGGTACTCGATGCGGTCCGGCGTCGTCACGTACTCGGTCCACAACTGCGCCTGTGTGCCCAGGACCCGGGACGCCTCGTCGGCCTCCCAGTCCAGCGGCACGGGTTCGTTGGCGTGGACCGCGTGCAGGGGGACCGGGTCGCCCGGCTGGGCCGGGGGCTCGTCCGGATCCGTGGACTGGGCGTAGTCGAGGTAGGTGGAACGGTGGTGCGCGGTCACCACGCGGTGCCCGCGCCGGGCGGCGGTGCGGGCGTGGGCCGGGTCGCGCCAGGTCATCACCGTGAATTCGGGCGGCAGTTCGCTGCCGCTCTCCGCCCAGCCCGTGGGCCGGCGGCCGTGCTCCACCAGGAACGCGCCGATGCGGCCCATGAACCAGCCGTGCAGCTCACCGGGGCCGGCGAGCCCCTCGGCCGCGGCGCGTTCCCGGGCCGCCGGACTGTGCTCCCACTCCGTGGTGGGGCACTCCTCGCCGCCGATGTGGATGTAGGGGGAGGGGAAGACGTCCATGACCTCCTCCAGCACGGCGCGGCAGAAGTCGAAGACCTCCTCGTGCACCCCGAGCACGGTGTCGCAGACACCCCACCTGGTCCAGACGTCGAGCCGGCGCTCCGGGTCGTTGCCCAGCGACGGGTAGGCCGCCAGGGCCGCGCGCACATGACCGGGCATCTCGATCTCCGGCACGACGGTCACCCCGCGCTCCGCCGCGTGGCGGACCAGGCCGCGCAACTCGTCCTTGGTGTACGACCCCCCGTGCGGCACCCCGTCGGACAGGGACTCGGCGCGCAGGCCGCCCACCGAGGTGAGCCGGGGGTACTGGTCCACCGGCATCCGCCAGCCCTGGTCGTCCGTGAGGTGCAGATGGAGGACGTTCAGTTTGTGCAGCGCCATCAGGTCGACGTACCGGTGCAGGTAGGACACCGGCTGGAAGTGCCGGGCGACGTCGAGCATCGCACCCCGCCAGGGGTAGCGGGGCACGTCGCTGATCTCCACGCACGGCAGCTCCCAGGTGGGACGGCACACACCGCCCGACAGCGCCTCCGGCGGCAGAAGCTGACGGATCGTCTGCACCCCCCGGAGGAGCCCGGCGGGCCGGGCGGCGCGCAGCAGAAGGGCCTCGGGTCCGACGGTCAGGCCGTACCCCTCGTCACCGAGCCCGCCGAGGTCCGGGTCGAGGGCCAGGACGACGCGGCCCTCCGCCGACGGCGGCAACGGCAGCCCGGTGGTGGGGCCGAGGAGCGCGCGCAGCAGGTCCGCCGCCCCCTGCGCCCCCGGCAGGGCGCGTACGGACGTGTCTTGGCCGAGGACGAAGCGGCCCGGCCGTGGTGAGACCTTGTGGGGGCGGGGGAGGAGTGAGAGCTCGGGGCGTGCGGGCACGGGGGCCTCCGGTTCGGGGGGTCGGGCGGTTCGCGTGTACGGGTTCGCGGGGGGACGCCCGGCGGGCTCAGCCCTTGACCGCGCCGGCGGCGAAGCCGGAGGTCACATGGCGCTGGAGCAGCAGGAAGATGACGAGCGCGGGCAGGGCGAACAGCGTCGAGGCGGCCATGGTGGCGCCCCAGTCGGTGCCGAAGGTGTTCTGGAACGAGGAGAGCCAGACCGGCAGGGTGCGGTTGTCCTGCTGTTTGATGATCAGGAAGTTGGCGTACGCGAACTCGTTCCAGGCGGTGATGAATCCGAAGAGCGAGGTCGCCATCAGGCCGGGGGCGAGCAGCGGCAGTGCGACCCGGGCGAAGGCGCCGGTCCGGGTGCAGCCGTCGACCTGGGCGGCTTCCTCCAGCTCGGGCGGGATGGTCGCCAGGAAGCCCCGCAGCACCACGATCGTGAACGGCAGGGTGATCATGAAGTAGACGAGGGTGAGGGTCGGCAGCCGGTCGAGCATGTCCGTGTCGCGGGAGATGATGTAGATCGGGATGATCAGCGACTCCCAGGGCGCCATCTGGGCGATGAAGACCAGCAGCATGAACTGCCGCCGGCCCTTCCAGCGCAGCCGGGCGACGGCGAACGACGCCCCGAGGGCCACGACGAGCGAGAGCAGCACCGCGCCCAGGGTGACCAGGACGCTGTTGCGCCAGAAGAGTTCGAAGCCGTCCGCCTGCACGGCCCGCCGGAAGTGGTCCAGTGTCCAGGTGTAGGGCACGAGCCGCGGCTCCGGGGACTGGATGTCCTTGCTCGGTTTGAAGGCCGTGGACACCATCCAGTAGACCGGGAACAGGCAGACCACGACGGTCACGACGGCGGCGGCGTTCAGCGGGATCCGCCGGACGCGGGGACTGAGCTGGGTCATCGCGGGTCGTCCTCCTGGCGGAACATCTGGCGGAAGTAGGCGACCAGCACCCCCGACATCAGCACGACGGTGATCATCGACGCGGCGGAACCCAGGTCGTAGCGCTGGCTCGAGAGTGCCGTCTGCACCGCGTACACCGGCAGGATCGTCGTGGCGTCGCCCGGTCCGCCGCGGGTCATCACCCAGATCTGGACGAAGGCCTTGAAGGTCCAGATGACCTCCAGCGACAGGACGAGCATGAAGATCGGCCGCAGCATCGGGAAGGTGATGGACCGGAAGATCCGGGAACCCGACGCTCCGTCCAGCCGGGCCGACTCGTACAGCTCCGCCGGCACCGTGGTCAGGGCCGAGTAGAGCGTCACCGCCGCGAACGGCACGGACTGCCAGACGATCAGGGCGACCAGGATCGTGAAGGCCGCCGTGCCGTTCGCGAACCACGGGTAGCGGTCGAAGGACTCGAAGCCGAGCGCGGTCAGCAGCTGGTTGACGATGCCGAACTCCGAGTGGAACAGCCACTGGAAGACGGTGGTGGCCGCGACCACCGGCATGGCCCACGCCAGCACCAGCGAGCAGAGCACGACGGTGCGGCCGGCCCGGCGCAGCCGCTCCGTCATCAGCGCGACCAGGGTGGAGATGACCATGATCAGCACGACGTTGACCGCCATGAAGACGAAGGTGCGGCCGGTCACCTCCCAGAAGCGCGGGTCGGACAGCAGCGTCCGGTAGTTGCGCAGCCCCACGAACTCGGCGTCCCCGCTGATCAGCTGACGGAGCCGGAAGTCCTGCAGGGAGATGACCACGGCCCGCACCAGCGGGTAGACGAGCAGGTAGAGCATGCCGCCGATCGCGGGCGCGATCAGCGCGTACGGCCAGAAGCCGTGCGCGGGCCGCGCTGGGCGTCGCCGCGGCGGTTCCGGTGCGGGGTGCCGGACACGTGGCGCGGTCCGTTCACGGACGACCTGCACGGCCGACCTCCTCTCGTCGGTGGAGACCATCGGCCGGGATCAGGAGCCGGCGTTCATGGCGCGGGTGATGTCCTCGGAGGCCTTCGCCGCCTCCTTCGCCGCGTCCCCGCCGGTCAGGACCGCGGTCATGTAGTCCTTGATCGGGTTCTCGGCCTCGACGGCGGCCCAGCCCGGTGTGTTCGGCGTCGCGTGCCCGTTCGCCGCACCGACGGCCATCGCCGACGCGCCGGGGTCCTTCGCCACGGCGGGGGCGAGGGTCGTCCGGTTGGGCACGTAGCTCATGGCCACCGCGAGCTTCTGCTGCCAGGCGTCGCCCGTCAGCTCCTTGATGAACGTCAGCGCCGCCTCCGGGTGGCCCGCCGCGGCGGGGACGACCAGGTCGGAACCGCCCGTGAACACCGCGCCCGGAGTGCCGGCCGTCTTCCCGGGGATGGGGAAGAAGCCCAGCTTGTCCGCGAGCCCGGGATTGTTCTCGGCGACCACCTTGGCCCCGCCCGGCGTGGAGATGACCTGGGCGACCTGCCCCTGCGCCATCACCTCGGCCTGCGGCGGGTCGTCCTCGTCGGAGTCCTTGGGGCCCTTGCCGAGGGCCTGGAGCTGCGCGTAGAAGGCCATGCCCCTTTGGGCCTCCGGCGTGTCGAGCGCACCCTTCCACCGGTCCCCGGACTCCGTGGCGAGGTCGCCGCCCTCGTCCCAGATGAAGCCCGCGAGGGCGTACCAGAGCTGGCCCGGCAGGTAGATGCCCTGCGTACCGCCCTTGTTGAGCTTCGTGGTGGCCGCGATCCACTGCTCGCGCGTGGTGATCGCGGCCGGGTCGACTCCGGCCTTCTCGAACAGGTCCTTCCGGTAGATCACGACGCGGTTGGCCGCGTAGTACGGGATGCCGTACTGCTTCCCGTCGTACGCGCCCGGCTCGGCCAGGCCCTTCAGCCAGTCGTCGCCGTTCAGCTCGTCCTTCTTGTCGCTGAGGTCCAGCAGACCGCCGCTCTCCGCGAACTGGGCCACCTGGGTGTTGCCGGCCTCGATCACGTCCGGGGCGTCGTTGCTCGCCAGGGCGGCGGTGATCTTCTGGCCGATGCCGTCCCACTCCTGGATCTGGATGCGCACGTCGATGTCGGGGTGCGCGGCCTCGAACCCCTTGGTGAACTCCTCCTGGAACGCGGCCGACACGCTGTCGCGCATCAGCCAGACGTCGACCTTCGTGACGCCTCCGGCCTCGTCGGCGGTGTCCCCACCGGAACTGCAGGCACTGAGCGCGGCGGCCGTCACGAGCGCGGACACACCGGCAAGCAAGCGGTACTTCACGGTTCACCTCAACGGGAGCAGGACCTGACCACCTGACCAGTGAAGTCCACTGGACAGCTCACCTCTTGGTGGTGGATGAAGGTGGCATAGACCAATGAGGCCGTCAACCCCCTGTGTAGGAAGGGGATTTCGCGATACCTTGCCGACTGGCGCTGGGCTTCGGAGCGCGGCTGGTTACACTTTGCCTGACCAGTGGCCGTATGGAGCTCAACTGGTAAAGGGAGCGGAACACCGGAAAGGGCCTGCATGAAAGCCGATGTGCCGGGGACGGTGCTCAAGCGTGAACGGACCCGCGACGCGGTCCTCGAACTGATCGAGAGCCGCAGCCCCGGTGACGCGATCCCGTCGGAGCGGGCCCTCTGTGCCCTGCTCGGCGTGTCCAGGCCCACCGTGCGCGCGGCCGTCGACGAGCTGGTCGCGGCCGGACTGCTGGTCCGCGAGCACGGGCGTGGGATGTTCGTCGCGCCGGAGAAGATCACCCAGGAGCTGGTCTCCGCCGACCTCTCCCTGACCCTTCCCAAGGCGGCCGGGGCATGGTCCAGCCGGCTGCTGGAGTTCACCACCCTCCAGGCCGGCGCCCGGGTCGGCCGCAAGCTGCGGATGTCGCCGGCCGAGGAGATCGTCTACGTCGCACGGCTGCGCCTGGTCGACGGCACCCCGATGGCGATCGAGCACCTGCACATCAGGGCCGCGCTGGTGCCGGGCCTGTCGGCCCAGGAGCTGGAGGACGGAGATCTCTACGAGCACCTGCGCCACACCCACGGAGTCCACGTCCGGGAGGCGGTCCAGGCCATCGAGCCCACCGTCGTCACGCGCGCGGAGGCCCAGCTCCTGGAGGTGCCCGAACTGTCGCCGGCGCTGCTCTTCGAGCGTCTGACCTCGGACACCGGCGGGCTGCCCGTGGAATACGTCCACTCGCTCTACCGGGGCGACCGCTACCGGATCGTCTCCCGGCTCGCCCTCGGTCCGGCGGCCGGCGGAGCCCCGCTGGTCAGGGACGGGCACCACCCGGGCATCCCGCCCGGGGACTTCGCGCACGGCGACCCGATCACATCGTCCACCAGGGGGGACATCCAGGCGGCGCCGTGAGCTGCCGGGTGCCCGCGCCGGGCCCCGCGGGGGAGGGTGCTGAGCCCCGGAGGGCCGTGTGGCGGCCGACGGAGCGGGCGGCCCGCACCCGCCCGGACGCCGTTCGCCCACCCCCGGGCCCCAGGCACACGTGACCCTCTGGCCCCCTGCACACGTGCCATAGGGTCGGACCGAGCCGTGCGAGCCGACGGACACGGCGGACATGAGGGAGGCACCGTGCGCTTGAGGGTGGAATTCACCACCGAGCCCTTCGATCTCGACGAGGCACCCGCCCACGCGGTCGTGGCCCGGGAGGTCATCCAGGCGGCCGACCTCGACGCCGTGGACGTCGGCCCCTTCGGGAACACGGCCGAGGGGAGCGCCGACCAGGTCCTCGCGGCCGTGGACTCACTGCTGCGCCGGGCGCTGGCCTCGGGCGCCACCCGGGTGTCCCTCCAGGTCAACGTGATCGGGGAGGACACCCCGTGACCCAGCCGGCCGACCATCCGCTGGTCTCCGCGGTGAAGCCGCTCGTCGACGCCATGGGCGCCGAACTGCTGGATCCCGGGCAGGCCGCCGCCGACGACGTGGTCCTCGCCTGGGAGGGGACGGACGTCGTCGCCGTACGCCTGCCGCAGCTCTCGGAATCGCTGGACCACATCCTCGCCGCGATGGAGCGGCGGCACGGAATGCCGCTCGCCGACCTGGACCGGAAGACCAAGCAGGGTGTGGTGCGCACGCTGGAGGCACGCGGTGCCTTCTCCGTGCGGCACGGTGTCGAGACGGTGGCCGGAGCCCTCGGCGTCAGCCGTTTCACCGTCTACAACTATCTGAACCGGGACAACTCGACCAAGGGCGAGTAGCCGAGCGCAATGCGGGTCGATGCCGTCGTCCGGGGACTCGGGCGGCGGCATCATCTGTTCGTGGAATTTCAACAAACTGTTGACGTGGTGTTGCGAAGGGCGTTAGCTATCCGCAGCCCGACAACGCACAGCGAAAAACAGCCACGGAGGCTCCCGTGACTTCGAGCTCCACACCGGGCCTGGCCCGGTTCAACACCCTGGCGGCCGGCGAGGCCACAGCCGCGCTGCACGAGGTGTGTGCCAGTGCGGCGTGGGGGGACTTCGTCCTCGCCCACCGGCCCTACGCCGACGTGGACGCCCTGCTCCTTGCGAGTGACGCCGCAACGGCCGACCTCTCGGCGCAGGACCTGGCCGAAGCGATGGCGGGCCACCCGCCGATCGGCCGCCCGAAGCCCGGGGACCCGGCCTCCGCCCGTGAGCAGCGGGGGATGGCCGGTGCGTCCGAGGAGCTCAGGACCGAGATGCTCGAACTGAACCTGGCCTACCAGGAGAGGTTCGGACACGTCTTCCTGATCTGTGCCACCGGAGCCACCGGTGAGCAGATGCGCGACGCGGTGAAGTCCAGGATCGGGAACTCGCCCGGTGAGGAGCGCGGACACGTCCGCACCGAACTGGGCAAGATCAACCGCATCCGCCTGACCCGCCTCGTGCAGGACCCCCCAGAACAAGGAGCGTGACGGTCGTGAGCACCGACACCACCGCATCCGTGTCCACCCACATCCTGGACACCAGCACCGGCCGCCCCGCCGAAGCCGTCACCGTCTCCCTCGCCGCACGCGGCGGCGGCGACTACGTGACGCTCGGCGGATCCGCGACCGACGCGGACGGGCGCTGCAAGGACCTGCCGGCCCTGCCGGAGGGCACCACCCACGTACGGCTCGCGTTCGACACCGAGTCCTACTTCACAGCCAAGAAGCAAGCCGAGGCGCAGCAGGACGCCCCCCGCGTAAGGGACAGCGGCGCGTTCTTCCCGGAGGTGGCGATCACGTTCGCCGTCACCCCGGGCGAGCATTTCCACGTACCGCTGCTGCTCAACCCGTTCGGCTACTCCGTTTACCGAGGGAGCTAGCAGACAATGCCCACGATTCTCGGCCAGAACCAGTACGGCAAAGCAGAGAACCGCGTCGTCAGGATCACGCGGGACGGCGACACCCACCACATCAAGGACCTCAACGTCTCGGTCGCCCTCTCCGGCGACATGGACGACGTCCACTACTCCGGCTCCAACGCCAACGTCCTGCCGACGGACACCACCAAGAACACGGTGTTCGCCTTCGCCAAGGAACACGGCATCGAGTCGGCCGAGCAGTTCGGCATCCACCTCGCGCGGCACTTCGTCACCTCGCAGGAGCCGATCGAGGTCGCCCGGATCCGGATCGAGGAGTACGGCTGGGAGCGCATCGCGACCTCCGACGGCAACTCGAAGTTCATCGGCGCGGACGAGGTCAAGCACTCCTTCGTCCGCAAGGGCCAGGAGACCCGGGTCACCCAGGTCACCTTCGACGGGACGAGGTGGGAGGTCGTCTCCGGCCTCAAGGACCTCACCGTCATGAACTCCACCAACTCGGAGTTCTGGGGTTACGTCAAGGACAAGTACACGACGCTGAAGGAGGCGTACGACCGCATCCTCGCGACCGACGTCTCCGCCCGGTGGCGCTACAACTGGACCAGCGACGAGGAGCGCATGCCCAACTGGGAGAAGTCCTACGAGCAGACGCGCAAGCACATGCTCCAGGCCTTCGCCGAGACGTACTCCCTCTCGCTCCAGCAGACCCTGTACCAGATGGGTTCGCGCATCATCAACAACCGCAGCGAGATCGACGAGATCCGATTCTCCCTGCCGAACAACCACCACTTCCTCGTCGACCTGGAGCCCTTCGGCCTCAAGAACGACAACGAGGTCTACTTCGCGGCCGACCGGCCCTACGGCCTCATCGAGGCGACGGTGCTCCGGGACGGCGTCGAGCCGAAGATCCCGGTCGACATGACCAACCTCTGACGCGGAACTGAACCGGCCCCCGCCCGCAGCCGGGCGGGGCCCGGTCATCCCGGAGGGAACTCCCATGGCACAGCCTGCAACGGGGCCGGCGAAAGGCCCGTGTACCGCACCACCGACCGCTGCCGACAGGGCAGTTCACCCGGTCGACGAAAAGCTCCCCCTCGCGCGGCTCGTCCCCGCCGCGCTCCAGCACATCGCCGCCATGTACGCGGGCGTCGTCACCCCTCCGCTCATCATCGGGCAGGCCGTCGGCCTCGGCACGGCCGGCATGACCCGGCTCATCGCGGCGAGCCTCCTGGTCGCCGGGCTCGCCACCCTCCTGCAGACCATCGGGGCCCGCCACTTCGCCGGGAACCGGCTGCCGTTCGTCAACGCGGCGTCCTCCGCGGGCATCGCGCCGATGCTCGCCATCGCCGAGACCAGCGCGCCGGGCCACCAACTCCCCTCGATCTACGGGGCCGTGATCGTCGCCGGTGTCTTCTGCCTCGCCGTCGGACCCTTCTTCGGGAGGCTGCTGCGCTTCTTCCCGCCGCTCGTCACCGGCGTCGTGATCACCCTCATCGGCGTCACTCTGATGCCCGTACCCGTCGGCTGGGCGCAAGGGGGCGACGCGACCGCGGACGACTTCGGTGACATGAAGTTCCTGGGCCTGGCCGCCTTCACCCTCGTCGTGATCCTGCTGATCCAGCGCTTCGGGCGGGGCTTCGTGAAGCAGACCGCCCTGCTGGCCGGCATGTTCGCCGGCACCCTGGCCGCCGTACCCTTCGGACTCGCCGACTTCTCCGCCCTCGGGTCCGCCCCCGTGGCCGCCCTGCCCACCCCCTTCGCCTTCGGCGCGCCCGAGTTCCGTCCCGCCGCGATCCTCTCCCTCTGCATCGTGATGCTCGTGCTCATGACGGAGTCCTCCGCCGGCATGCTCGCCCTCGGCGAGATCTGCGACCGGCGCACCGACGGGGCCACCATCACGCGCGGGCTGCGCACCGACGGCATCGCCACCCTCCTCGGCCCCGTCTTCGGAGGCTTCCCGACCAGCGCGTTCGCGCAGAACGTCGGCGTCGTGTCCCTGACCCGGGTGCGCAGCCGCTACGTCGTCGCCGCGGCCGGGGGTGCCCTGCTGGTGCTGGGGGCCTTCCCCGTGCTCGGAGCGGTCGTCTCGCTCGTGCCGATGCCCGTGCTCGGCGGCGCCGGCATCGTCCTGTTCGGCTCGATCGCCGTGAGCGGCATCCGGACCCTGGCCGAGGCCGGGCTCGACGACAGCTCCAACATCGTCCTCGTGGCGGTGGCACTCGGCGCGGGCATCATCCCGCTCGCGGCCCCCGCCTTCTACGCCGGATTCCCCTCCTGGGCACAGACCGTGCTGGGCTCGGGAATCAGCGCGGGAGCGCTCGTCGCGGTCCTGCTCAACCTGTTCTTCCACCATCTCGGCACCCACAGCCGTCCCGCTGTGGCACTCAAATCCTCCTAGGGTCCTGCCGTGCCCACATCGCCGCAGACAGAAGAAGGAAGCGCCATGGCAGCCTCGGCAGACCCCAGGCCCACGCAACGCATCGTCATCGAGAACTGCTCGATCGCCACGGTCGACGCCCACGACACGGAGTACGCCTCGGGGCACGTCGTCGTGGCGGGCAACCGCATCGAGTCCGTCGGCGCGGGGAACGCGCCGCAGCAACTCGCCGACGTCGTACGCCGGATCGACGGCACCGGGCACCTCGTCACACCCGGTCTGGTCAACACCCACCACCACTTCTACCAGTGGATCACCCGGGGCCTCGCGACCGACCACAACCTCTTCGACTGGCTGGTCGCGCTCTACCCGACGTGGGCGCGCATCGACGAGCCGATGGCCCGGGCCGCCGCACAGGGCTCCCTCGCCATGATGGCCCGAGGCGGTGTCACCACCGCGATGGACCACCACTACGTGTACCCCCGCGGTTCCGGCGACCTGTCCGGCGCGATCATCGGCGCGGCCCGCGACATGGGCGTGCGCTTCACCCTCGCCCGCGGCTCCATGGACCGCAGCGAGAAGGACGGCGGCCTGCCGCCGGACTTCGCCGTCGAGAGCCTCGACGGCGCCCTCGCGGCGACCGAGGCGACCATCGACGCGCACCACGACGCCTCCTTCGACGCGATGACGCGGATCGCCGTGGCGCCCTGCTCGCCGTTCTCCGTTTCGACCGAACTTCTGCGACAGGGAGCCGAGTTGGCGCGCCGCCGCGGGGTGCGGCTGCACACGCACGGTTCGGAGACCGTCGAGGAGGAACAGTTCTGCAAGGAACTGTTCGGCATGGGCCCGACCGACTACTTCGAGTCCACCGGCTGGCTCGGCGACGACGTGTGGATGGCGCACTGCGTCCACATGAACGACTCGGACATCGCCGCCTTCGCCCGCACCGGCACCGGCGTCGCCCACTGCCCGTCCTCCAACGCCCGCCTCGCCGCCGGCATCGCGCGCGTCCCCGACATGCTCGCCGCCGGTGTCCCGGTCGGACTCGGCGTCGACGGCACCGCCTCCAACGAGTCCGGCGAGCTGCACACCGAACTGCGCAACGCCCTCCTCATCAACCGCCTCGGCGCCCACCGCGAGAAGGCCCTCAACGCGCGCCAGGCGCTGCGGCTGGGCACCCACGGCGGAGCCAGGGTCCTGGGCCGCGCCGACGAGATCGGCTCGCTGGAGCCGGGCAAGCTCGCCGACCTGGTGCTGTGGAAGCTCGACACCCTGGCCCACGCCTCGATCGCCGACCCGGTGACCGCGCTCGTCTTCGGCGCCGCGGCCCCCGTGACCCTCTCCCTCGTCGACGGCAGGCCCGTGGTCGAGGACAACCGCCTCGTCACCGCCGACGAGGACGCGATCGCCCGTGCCACCCGCGACGAGGCCAGGCGCCTCGCGCAGATCGCCGCCGGGGCCTGACGCCCCGCACCCCCATGAACAGGCCGGCCGAGGGGGACGGCCCTCGGCCGGCCGCTGTGGACCGCACCGGCCCGCAGCAGCCCGGTCCGGTACGCGTACGAGCCGTACGCGCACCCGGCCGGGTGTGCCCGAAGCTGCCCGCACCAGCTGCACGACCTGCACCAACGCACCACTCAGCACCACCTCCCTGACACCCACGTCGCCGACGTGTACCCGACCGGAGGAAGCCGTGGCAGCTACGCCCAGGTTTCGCAAGAACGCAGTCGAAGGAAAAGCGGCCGGAGCACGCGCGGCCGACGAACCCGGCCGGAAGCATCCGGTCGACGAGAAGCTCCCACCCGTCAGGATGTTCACCAGCGGCCTCCAGCACGTGGCCGCCATGTACGCGGGCGTGGTGGCCCCG is drawn from Streptomyces sp. NBC_00178 and contains these coding sequences:
- a CDS encoding cellulose binding domain-containing protein: MSTFRRSRIRAAAAAAVTLAMGCTALAALPTTAGAAAAAGGLAVQYRTSASGATADQSEPWLKVRNTGSTSVSLADVKVRYYFKADSASAAYRFACSWAVKGCGNITGTFKTLPNPTATADRYLEIAFTGGAGSLAPGADTGDMQLRFHRADWQTLRQSDDYSFGPERSTYGDWSRITAQLGGATAWGEAPGGNDPTDPTDPPTDPPADGPTLFDDFNYSGHADPKIAANGWSVRSNSGGPGVPGAVWAPEKVTFANQSGNSIMNLETSTAGTGASTVQTEILTRSSKFRNGTYAARVKFSDAPKSGPDGDHLVQTFFTINDLKAPMADDYAEYDFEYLPNGGWGEPSNILYTTSWETYRPDPWEAVNQHSEARQSYAGWHDLVVTIDNNAITYYVDGQPFGTHGASYLPERPMSINFNQWLIDLAGQSSTTPRAYDQQVDYVLHVKDQVLSPAQVSALVSGYRAAGTTFRDTVPGV
- a CDS encoding beta-N-acetylhexosaminidase produces the protein MPARPELSLLPRPHKVSPRPGRFVLGQDTSVRALPGAQGAADLLRALLGPTTGLPLPPSAEGRVVLALDPDLGGLGDEGYGLTVGPEALLLRAARPAGLLRGVQTIRQLLPPEALSGGVCRPTWELPCVEISDVPRYPWRGAMLDVARHFQPVSYLHRYVDLMALHKLNVLHLHLTDDQGWRMPVDQYPRLTSVGGLRAESLSDGVPHGGSYTKDELRGLVRHAAERGVTVVPEIEMPGHVRAALAAYPSLGNDPERRLDVWTRWGVCDTVLGVHEEVFDFCRAVLEEVMDVFPSPYIHIGGEECPTTEWEHSPAARERAAAEGLAGPGELHGWFMGRIGAFLVEHGRRPTGWAESGSELPPEFTVMTWRDPAHARTAARRGHRVVTAHHRSTYLDYAQSTDPDEPPAQPGDPVPLHAVHANEPVPLDWEADEASRVLGTQAQLWTEYVTTPDRIEYLTYPRLCALADRAWSGGHGDWSGFVERLRHHTARLDALGVRYRPLTARSLATASTGTARPPL
- a CDS encoding carbohydrate ABC transporter permease; this translates as MTQLSPRVRRIPLNAAAVVTVVVCLFPVYWMVSTAFKPSKDIQSPEPRLVPYTWTLDHFRRAVQADGFELFWRNSVLVTLGAVLLSLVVALGASFAVARLRWKGRRQFMLLVFIAQMAPWESLIIPIYIISRDTDMLDRLPTLTLVYFMITLPFTIVVLRGFLATIPPELEEAAQVDGCTRTGAFARVALPLLAPGLMATSLFGFITAWNEFAYANFLIIKQQDNRTLPVWLSSFQNTFGTDWGATMAASTLFALPALVIFLLLQRHVTSGFAAGAVKG
- a CDS encoding carbohydrate ABC transporter permease translates to MQVVRERTAPRVRHPAPEPPRRRPARPAHGFWPYALIAPAIGGMLYLLVYPLVRAVVISLQDFRLRQLISGDAEFVGLRNYRTLLSDPRFWEVTGRTFVFMAVNVVLIMVISTLVALMTERLRRAGRTVVLCSLVLAWAMPVVAATTVFQWLFHSEFGIVNQLLTALGFESFDRYPWFANGTAAFTILVALIVWQSVPFAAVTLYSALTTVPAELYESARLDGASGSRIFRSITFPMLRPIFMLVLSLEVIWTFKAFVQIWVMTRGGPGDATTILPVYAVQTALSSQRYDLGSAASMITVVLMSGVLVAYFRQMFRQEDDPR
- a CDS encoding extracellular solute-binding protein gives rise to the protein MKYRLLAGVSALVTAAALSACSSGGDTADEAGGVTKVDVWLMRDSVSAAFQEEFTKGFEAAHPDIDVRIQIQEWDGIGQKITAALASNDAPDVIEAGNTQVAQFAESGGLLDLSDKKDELNGDDWLKGLAEPGAYDGKQYGIPYYAANRVVIYRKDLFEKAGVDPAAITTREQWIAATTKLNKGGTQGIYLPGQLWYALAGFIWDEGGDLATESGDRWKGALDTPEAQRGMAFYAQLQALGKGPKDSDEDDPPQAEVMAQGQVAQVISTPGGAKVVAENNPGLADKLGFFPIPGKTAGTPGAVFTGGSDLVVPAAAGHPEAALTFIKELTGDAWQQKLAVAMSYVPNRTTLAPAVAKDPGASAMAVGAANGHATPNTPGWAAVEAENPIKDYMTAVLTGGDAAKEAAKASEDITRAMNAGS